The genomic segment GGGTGAGGCTGTCCCCGAACCCACTACCGATGATTTCGTTGTGCAGACCGATTCGGAATGGGCACTCCTTCATGCTGTAGCAGGCTTTCCCAAAATAATTTCGGAATCTGTTGTGCAGCGCAGCTGCGCGCCCTTAGCGAATTATGTCCTTGATCTGGCGCATTTATTCACGAAGTTTTATCATGAATGCCCGGTTTTATCGGTGGCAGAAAATAAGGTGTTGAATACGCGGCTGCAACTTTGTGAAGTTGTTTTACAAACCTTAAGCAATGCATTAAATGTTCTTGGAATTGATACGCCTGAACGTATGTGAATCAGGCTAAAACTTGTATGAATCACAGTGAATCACAGGCTGCAGCTTTGGTATCAAATTGTTTGTACCTACGGCTTTTGATACACTTTAGACAGTTACGTCAGCTAATGAGTATGGGCGGCGCTGCGAACGAGAGACGAGTGTCGCCCCTTTATATTTTCTCTGAAAAAAGTATGGTCACATAGGGGTATTGGAGTTTTTCATGATTGCACAGAATTTTATAGAAAACATAGCCCATGAAACAAAAACAGAAGTTGAACAAGTAGCGGCGGCAATCGCTTTGT from the Candidatus Hydrogenedentota bacterium genome contains:
- a CDS encoding arginine--tRNA ligase; the encoded protein is GEAVPEPTTDDFVVQTDSEWALLHAVAGFPKIISESVVQRSCAPLANYVLDLAHLFTKFYHECPVLSVAENKVLNTRLQLCEVVLQTLSNALNVLGIDTPERM